In Setaria italica strain Yugu1 chromosome IX, Setaria_italica_v2.0, whole genome shotgun sequence, the genomic stretch TCCGTATACGCATGCTATATATGTATAAATTAAATAATATAGAACATGGTTAACATAAGCTGATCTCTTCAACCCTCTTTCTGACCACGTACGCACTTTTTCTGGCACTTTAAAAGTAGTAGACTCCGTCGTGGTTGTAGCTGCCGTCCTGCAGCAGCACCATCTCCATCGTGCAGTTTCCGCCGCAGCCGGCCAAGCCTATCTCGTCGCCGGCCAAGCAGTCCGAGAAGTCGaagttgctgctgctggtggtatGTTGTGCCTGTTGCAAGAGAGTCGCCGCCGGATGATGCAGATGATGTGGTGCCATGGCGTCCACCAGCAGCTGTGTTGTTGGAGCTGTCCATCATCTCCAGAAACTGGCGGCGGTGGTCGACGAGGTTGTCAGCGGCCGCCAGATGCTGctgcagtggcggcggcggcgagcagagACCGGCGGCTGGCCATGAGGCGCCGGGACCAGTAGTGCCTTGCTGCTCATTTTCTCCTTTACCCTTGTGGAAAACTCTGATTCCGCACTCGCTTCCTGGCGCGCGAGGCGAGGCAGTGCCCTGCGAGCGGCAGGAGGTGGGGTCCACAGTCCACACGCCCACGCGTGATTTCTCTGCTGCGGCCCCCACgcggatttttttctttttcattttttgcTACAGTTAAGTTTTTCCATATCATTTTGtattagttaatatttgtttGCGTATAAGTATGTGCATAAATTCTTTAACAACATTCTCGTAAGGTTACGTCAAACGCTATGCGTATAAGTTGTGTATATCATGAAAATTTTACACAAAATTTATCACGTAAGTTGttggcagaaaaaaaaattatacgtATAAATCGTGTATATAACTATAAATGTGTAAAGTTAAAAAACTCAAAGTTGTACTTTATAAATTGTACATAGAAATTGTACGTATATGTTTTGCATACCATCAAAGTTGTGCTAAAAGTTATCTCATAAGAAATTATTACTACAAAATTATGCGTCGAAGTTATGTGTATAAGTTGTGATATTTCAAAAATGAAAAGCTGCAGTAATTAAAACTTTCTAAAAGAAATCGGATGGGGTGGAGTGGGCTGTTGGGAGGATCGGTGGCTGCTGGCGCGCGCGCGTTAGTTAGCAACGCCCTAAGTATAGTACACAGTATACACGTACAGTTACACACATAATTAAGTTCGTTGTTACCTCGGGTGGTGGCGGATTACCATGAGACGTGGCAGCAAGCGGAACTCGTGCATGACCCAGCCACTCTTTCTTCCATTGGGGGCGCGCCCAAAGTAGAACACCAGCGTCTTCCTCGTGCCAATCACCAtcccagctgctgctgctgctgcaggctcCTGGTGATCATGGTGGTGGATCACCTTGTCCTTGCCGGTGGCGTTCCAGTAACCAAGCTTGGTTGCCCGGTTCGTGCGCGAGCCCGTCGCGTACTTGCGGTCTCGATAGCTGAAGAAGTACCACTCGTTGCCGCTGACCTTGGCCGCCACTGAAACAAGACAACAAAGGAGCATGTCACACTCGTGCGATCGAGTAGCTTAGCTAGCTCCGATCCCAGGGCTACTACGAGACTACGAGAGAGTACGTATACCGGGGAGCTCCCAGGGCTCGCGCTCATGGAGGTCAACCTCGAAGACCATGGTGGTCGCCGGCGGTTGCTGCTGATGCTTGGTCTGCTGGTTATCGGCGACCTTGGCACGCAGGTAGTAGGAGATGAGCTCGACGTCGGTGGGGTGGAACCTGAACCCGGGGGGCAGCCTCGACTCCACATCCCTCAGCAGCCCAATCACCGGTCGCCGGCGATCCATCGATCTCTGATCGATCTCGGCATGCAGAATCCCTCTGCTGTCTCTACtctagctctctctctctctctatagaGTACGTACGCTTTTAAAAGTTAATCACGCACGACTAGTGCATCTAGCTATATATCATGCTGTCTCAATCTCGACCTACAGTTTGTAAGATGTTCACCACCTATATGTGCAAGTATTACTTAAGAGCTGATGACTAGGGTAGATAGGGTTTGGCCCTACGTACGTTAGTACGTTATTATCACTTACCACGAATATCACACGATGAAACTATAGCCGCCCCTATAATTTGCTATAACTATTTGAGGTAGTATATTGCTATTTGTACCCATACACATTTTATTAACCACTATAACCCACTATATATAGCTTCATTTAGCTCGCTATTAGCTATTTTTAGAGTCTAGCCGCTAACGAACCGGTCCCTATATATTTAGAATCATATGGATGGAAATCGTATGCAACTTAACACTGCACAGTTCCTTAGCTTGCTCCATGTAGTAATTACCTCCAACATAATATACACATGGTCAATACTTCAAGGCTTAATATAACGCTCAGCCAATTATTCAGTTTATTTGCGGGGTACAATTGGACATCAACGAGACCATTATCTTTGTCGGCAACTGCTTAACGCACCCATTTCCAGCTCCGATCCCGTCGTGTGCTAGCGAACAAACTCACTTTTCAACTGTCTAGAAAACTTGTGACTGATGTTGAGGCCTGAAATTAATTAAAGTACGTATCTTGAGGTGAGATATGGTAAAAAAATTCGAGGAGATCAAGCTGGCCGAATGAATGTACCACCAGTAGGATTGGGCCAAATTTCTCCAATAAACGATTCTGGTCCACTATGATCCATGTTGTTGTCTCGAGATGTGTGTGGTACCAGCCCATTGCGATGTAACCCGGCAGGCCCATGTAAAAGCCCACGGCCCCAACCTAACAGCGCGTCGCCCATTTCGTTCGCACGCTATGTATAGAAGACACGCGCACCCAGCAGCAGCGGGCCGCAGCTTCCCTGGCGATCCATCTCCCATTCTCTCCACTCCGCTGCTGCTTCCGACCGGTCGGTGAGCGAGGTGCGGCGCGGATGGAGGCGGGGAGGGACCACGGCGCCAAGCGCATGCGCGCCGCCATGGTAATCCTGCGAGCTCTACCACAACCTCCACGCCCCCTTCCGCCTTCAATTTCTCCGTGCTTGTTGTTTGATCTCGTCGCGATCTGCTGCGAATTGCTTGGATGGGGCTTTTTTTCCGCGGTCTCATGATGAGTTTGGAGAGGTGCTATTGCTACTTCGAATTTGGAGTTTGCGTCTGGTTCGGAAGCATTTGGAATCGGGGATCGAGACTGGTGCCGTGTTTTCCTTGAGTTTGATGGAAT encodes the following:
- the LOC101777593 gene encoding uncharacterized protein LOC101777593 yields the protein MDRRRPVIGLLRDVESRLPPGFRFHPTDVELISYYLRAKVADNQQTKHQQQPPATTMVFEVDLHEREPWELPVAAKVSGNEWYFFSYRDRKYATGSRTNRATKLGYWNATGKDKVIHHHDHQEPAAAAAAGMVIGTRKTLVFYFGRAPNGRKSGWVMHEFRLLPRLMQKMKKKKIRVGAAAEKSRVGVWTVDPTSCRSQGTASPRAPGSECGIRVFHKGKGENEQQGTTGPGASWPAAGLCSPPPPLQQHLAAADNLVDHRRQFLEMMDSSNNTAAGGRHGTTSSASSGGDSLATGTTYHQQQQLRLLGLLGRRRDRLGRLRRKLHDGDGAAAGRQLQPRRSLLLLKCQKKCVRGQKEG